The window CGAGGACGATGCGCGGCCTGACGCCACGCATGGTTTCGGCCTTGTGGATGAGCCGGTCGTAGGTGTCGTTGAGGTATTTGCGTGCTTGCGCCGGAGTGGCGGATCGCCAGGGGGCCAGCCGCTCTTCGTTCCAGGTGTCGCCATCGACGCCCTCCGGCAGCGGCCATGATGGACTCTGCCCGGCGGCGTAGCGTTCCAGGACGTTGACCGCTTCCTCATTCCAGTTGGCAATGTGAATCACGACATCCTGACCACGCCAGGTACCGACTGTATTCGGGATGCGTAAGGCGGCATCGGGGATTTCGTCGAGGAGTTGCCGGAGATCGACCCACGCCTGCGTGGCAGCTTGCATCATCTGAAGTCGCTCGTTGGTTGAAATAGGCATGTTGGGAAGCTCCTTCGTTCTTCAGCAGGTGGATACAGAAGTATGACCGACGCCAAGCTGGAGCGCCAGAAATGAGATACGGAAATCG is drawn from Thermomicrobiales bacterium and contains these coding sequences:
- a CDS encoding ClbS/DfsB family four-helix bundle protein yields the protein MPISTNERLQMMQAATQAWVDLRQLLDEIPDAALRIPNTVGTWRGQDVVIHIANWNEEAVNVLERYAAGQSPSWPLPEGVDGDTWNEERLAPWRSATPAQARKYLNDTYDRLIHKAETMRGVRPRIVLGATVYHFGEHMDDLRKVRDAAH